A stretch of the Calypte anna isolate BGI_N300 chromosome 5, bCalAnn1_v1.p, whole genome shotgun sequence genome encodes the following:
- the B4GALNT4 gene encoding N-acetyl-beta-glucosaminyl-glycoprotein 4-beta-N-acetylgalactosaminyltransferase 1 isoform X1 encodes MPRLPVKKLRKQLKLLLLLVLLTFAVWFTYLHISLVRQGRALRLPFAYSRDGERMGEVTDPGRRAVAARASSRQSNTDDSSESQEEELMSDGQDLDRWFSRGQWPNQGTNHPKLNLTRQALPWNEQYKGKANLHVFEDWCGGAVRHLRKNLHFPLFPHTRTTVKKLAVSPKWKNYGLRIFGYIHPFKDGDFQFSVASDDNSEFWLSSDDSPFNSRLAASVGKLGTEWTAPGEFTKFSSQVSKPLRLMSSRRYYFELLHKQDDRGSDHVEVGWRVFLPSLKFEVIDSSYISLYTDESSLKMNHVEHIPQTLASHSGSHLWEAQRDEHGADMLKADPRDTFFLTPAIEASRVEDVLVPCAYSPTYVVKDFPIARYQGLQFVYLSFVYPNDFTRLTHMETENKCFYRESPLYLEKFGFYKYMKMDEEEEDPRQRAFLFLSQDNFLEDEEEGEEEEGVDSPEPTDPPPKAKEKSSGPVPGAKGKETRLVTGAYGDDLDYYSFGHRLGQAQAKASTPGQLGRWSTSLQASTSPAAVPRDLRGEEDTGPELERVGGRMLRWLPRDPGEAEEDELGLLASTKRAGALNLQPHLSVPIFGGKAKILGPSKPVAPREDKKPQKTQEKVYVTRLQPGKRKAPAQEPAFPGIFLYPKPLKKVHLHSMSPQKHPISSSKLRAVPGRRTPWLLRNISKDRDPARRKSPRVGGRRWEGPSKLGTEGQVLPGILTLGTEGLFSKETPEDTTPAPGRIAATSEYNSSEVRRVTSLLKVSETTASQQEEGKGQEEEEEEEEEVSDYSYEAEELQQSWLEDSINWQRTFSVSSVDFELLRSDWNDLRCNVSGNLQLGESEVVEVVAQYMEKLNEKNGGIYTLLRIINVEKRRDTARGNRYLLELELSERGQRTVRLSEYVYVLLHQGKQDSSAEANPEGPALGATEPQPSTWSLLYGKPVLCRPLRLSWRQDVMVHFVVPVKNQARWVQQFISDMAHLYEATKDANFNVILVDFDSDDMDVERALQDARLPRYQYLRRTGNFERSSGLQAGVDVVEDGHSIVFLCDLHIHFPPNILDSIRKHCVEGKLAYAPIVMRLSCGSSPREPNGYWEVNGFGLFGIYKSDFDRVGGMNTEEFRDRWGGEDWELLDRVLQSGLEVERLRLRNFYHYYHSKRGMWNARSKKPPKD; translated from the exons AGTGATGGGCAGGACTTGGACAGATGGTTCTCCAGAGGCCAATGGCCCAACCAAGGCACCAACCACCCCAAACTCAACCTGACCAGGCAGGCTTTGCCCTGGAATGAGCAG TACAAAGGGAAGGCAAACCTGCATGTCTTTGAGGACTGGTGTGGAGGGGCTGTGAGGCACCTGAGGAAGAATCTCCATTTTCCACTCTTTCCCCAC ACCCGCACCACGGTGAAGAAGCTGGCAGTGTCCCCCAAGTGGAAGAACTATGGGCTGAGGATCTTTGGCTACATCCACCCCTTCAAGGATG GGGATTTCCAGTTCTCTGTGGCCTCAGATGACAATTCTGAGTTctggctcagctctgatgaCAGTCCCTTCAACTCCCGCCTGGCTGCCTCCGTGGGCAAG CTGGGGACCGAGTGGACAGCACCAGGAGAGTTCACCAAGTTCAGCTCACAAGTCTCCAAGCCTCTGCG CCTCATGTCCTCCAGGCGCTACTACTTTGAGCTGCTCCACAAACAAGATGACCGAGGTTCTGACCACGTGGAAGTTGGT tGGCGAGTTTTCCTCCCCAGCCTGAAGTTCGAGGTGATCGACTCCTCCTACATCTCCCTGTACACAG ATGAATCCTCCCTGAAGATGAACCATGTGGAGCACATCCCCCAGACCTTGGCCAGCCACAGCGGGAGCCACCTCTGGGAGGCTCAGCGAGATGAGCACGGGGCTGACATGCTGAAGGCTGACCCCAGGGACACCTTCTTCCTCA cCCCTGCCATCGAGGCCTCCCGAGTGGAGGATGTGCTGGTGCCCTGTGCCTACAGCCCCACGTACGTGGTGAAGGATTTCCCCATTGCCCGCTACCAGGGCCTGCAATTT GTCTACCTCTCGTTCGTGTACCCCAACGACTTCACACGCCTCACGCACATGGAGACGGAGAACAAATGCTTCTACAGGGAGTCCCCCCTCTACCTGGAGAA GTTCGGTTTTTATAAGTACATGAAGatggatgaggaggaggaggatccCCGCCAGAGagcctttctcttcctcagccaAGACA ATTTCCtagaggatgaggaggagggagaagaagaggaaggagttGACAGCCCTGAGCCCACAGACCCACCTCCAAAGGCCAAGGAGAAGAGCTCTGGACCGGTACCTGGAGCCAAAGGGAAGGAGACACGGTTGGTCACCGGGGCTTATGGAGATGACCTGGACTACTACAGCTTTGGCCACAGGCTGGGCCAGGCACAGGCCAAGGCCAGCACCCCTGGGCAGCTGGGGAGATGGAGCACGTCCCTCCAGGCCAGCACCAGCCCCGCAGCTGTCCCCAGGGACCTCCGTGGTGAGGAGGACACGGGCCCCGAGCTGGAGCGGGTCGGTGGGCGGATGCTGCGCTGGTTGCCCCGGGATCCTGGTGAGGCTGAGGAGGATGAACTGGGGCTGCTGGCATCCACAAAGCGTGCTGGGGCTCTGAACCTTCAGCCCCACctctctgtccccatctttgGTGGCAAAGCAAAAATTCTGGGTCCCAGCAAGCCTGTGGCACCCAGGGAAGACAAAAAGCCGCAGAAAACCCAGGAGAAGGTCTACGTGACcaggctgcagccagggaaaCGCAaagccccagcccaggagcCTGCCTTCCCTGGCATCTTCCTTTACCCAAAGCCTCTGAAGAAAGTCCATCTTCACTCCATGAGCCCTCAGAAACATCCCATCTCCTCCAGCAAGCTCCGTGCTGTCCCTGGCCGACGGACCCCCTGGCTATTGAGAAACATCTCCAAGGACAGGGACCCTGCCCGGCGGAAGAGCCCCCGGGTGggtggcaggaggtgggaaggaCCATCCAAGCTGGGGACTGAGGGGCAGGTGCTGCCTGGCATCCTCACCCTGGGGACTGAAGGGCTCTTCAGCAAGGAGACCCCTGAGGACACCACTCCTGCCCCGGGCAGGATAGCGGCCACCAGCGAATACAACTCCTCCGAGGTGAGGAGGGTGACATCCCTTCTGAAGGTGTCAGAAACGACGGCGtcccagcaggaggagggaaagggccaggaggaggaggaggaggaggaagaagaggtgtCAGACTACAGCTACGAGGCcgaggagctgcagcagagctggctggaggACTCCATCAACTGGCAGAGGACGTTCAGTGTCAGCTCAGTGGACTTCGAGCTCTTGCGCTCCGACTGGAACGATCTGCGCTGCAATGTGTCAGGCAACCTGCAGCTGGGCGAGAGCGaggtggtggaggtggtggCACAGTACATGGAGAAGCTCAACGAGAAGAACGGAGG caTCTACACCCTCCTGAGGATCATCAACGTGGAAAAGCGTCGGGACACGGCGCGGGGGAACCGTTacctgctggagctggagctgtcgGAGCGGGGCCAGAGGACAGTGCGGCTCTCTGAGTACGTCTACGTCCTCCTGCACCAGGGCAAGCAGGACAGCAGTGCTGAGGCCAACCCTGAAGGACCAGCCCTGGGGGCCActgagccccagcccagcacctggaGCCTCCTCTATGGAAAACCCGTCCTGTGCCGGCCCCTGCGGCTCAGCTGGAGGCAGGACGTCATGGTGCACTTCGTGGTACCTG TGAAGAACCAAGCCCGCTGGGTCCAGCAGTTCATCTCAGACATGGCCCACCTCTACGAGGCTACAAAGGATGCCAACTTCAATGTCATCCTGGTGGACTTTGACAGCGACGACATGGACGTCGAGAGAGCCCTCCAGGACGCCCGCCTGCCCAG GTACCAGTACCTGCGGCGCACGGGGAACTTCGAGCGCTCGTCCGGGCTGCAGGCTGGTGTGGACGTGGTGGAG GATGGGCACAGCATTGTGTTCCTCTGTGACCTGCACATCCACTTCCCCCCCAACATCCTGGACAGCATCCGGAAGCACTGCGTGGAGGGCAAGCTGGCCTACGCCCCCATTGTCATGAGGCTGAGCTGTGGCAGCTCCCCACGGGAGCCCAATG GTTACTGGGAGGTGAATGGCTTTGGCCTCTTCGGCATCTACAAGTCGGACTTTGACCGTGTGGGTGGGATGAACACGGAGGAGTTCCGGGACCGCTGGGGCGGAGAggactgggagctgctggacaG GGTCCTTCAGAGTGGGCTGGAGGTGGAGCGCTTGCGTCTCAGGAACTTTTACCATTACTACCACTCCAAGCGTGGCATGTGGAACGCCCGCAGCAAGAAGCCACCCAAGGACTAA
- the B4GALNT4 gene encoding N-acetyl-beta-glucosaminyl-glycoprotein 4-beta-N-acetylgalactosaminyltransferase 1 isoform X2: MLGTEWTAPGEFTKFSSQVSKPLRLMSSRRYYFELLHKQDDRGSDHVEVGWRVFLPSLKFEVIDSSYISLYTDESSLKMNHVEHIPQTLASHSGSHLWEAQRDEHGADMLKADPRDTFFLTPAIEASRVEDVLVPCAYSPTYVVKDFPIARYQGLQFVYLSFVYPNDFTRLTHMETENKCFYRESPLYLEKFGFYKYMKMDEEEEDPRQRAFLFLSQDNFLEDEEEGEEEEGVDSPEPTDPPPKAKEKSSGPVPGAKGKETRLVTGAYGDDLDYYSFGHRLGQAQAKASTPGQLGRWSTSLQASTSPAAVPRDLRGEEDTGPELERVGGRMLRWLPRDPGEAEEDELGLLASTKRAGALNLQPHLSVPIFGGKAKILGPSKPVAPREDKKPQKTQEKVYVTRLQPGKRKAPAQEPAFPGIFLYPKPLKKVHLHSMSPQKHPISSSKLRAVPGRRTPWLLRNISKDRDPARRKSPRVGGRRWEGPSKLGTEGQVLPGILTLGTEGLFSKETPEDTTPAPGRIAATSEYNSSEVRRVTSLLKVSETTASQQEEGKGQEEEEEEEEEVSDYSYEAEELQQSWLEDSINWQRTFSVSSVDFELLRSDWNDLRCNVSGNLQLGESEVVEVVAQYMEKLNEKNGGIYTLLRIINVEKRRDTARGNRYLLELELSERGQRTVRLSEYVYVLLHQGKQDSSAEANPEGPALGATEPQPSTWSLLYGKPVLCRPLRLSWRQDVMVHFVVPVKNQARWVQQFISDMAHLYEATKDANFNVILVDFDSDDMDVERALQDARLPRYQYLRRTGNFERSSGLQAGVDVVEDGHSIVFLCDLHIHFPPNILDSIRKHCVEGKLAYAPIVMRLSCGSSPREPNGYWEVNGFGLFGIYKSDFDRVGGMNTEEFRDRWGGEDWELLDRVLQSGLEVERLRLRNFYHYYHSKRGMWNARSKKPPKD; this comes from the exons ATG CTGGGGACCGAGTGGACAGCACCAGGAGAGTTCACCAAGTTCAGCTCACAAGTCTCCAAGCCTCTGCG CCTCATGTCCTCCAGGCGCTACTACTTTGAGCTGCTCCACAAACAAGATGACCGAGGTTCTGACCACGTGGAAGTTGGT tGGCGAGTTTTCCTCCCCAGCCTGAAGTTCGAGGTGATCGACTCCTCCTACATCTCCCTGTACACAG ATGAATCCTCCCTGAAGATGAACCATGTGGAGCACATCCCCCAGACCTTGGCCAGCCACAGCGGGAGCCACCTCTGGGAGGCTCAGCGAGATGAGCACGGGGCTGACATGCTGAAGGCTGACCCCAGGGACACCTTCTTCCTCA cCCCTGCCATCGAGGCCTCCCGAGTGGAGGATGTGCTGGTGCCCTGTGCCTACAGCCCCACGTACGTGGTGAAGGATTTCCCCATTGCCCGCTACCAGGGCCTGCAATTT GTCTACCTCTCGTTCGTGTACCCCAACGACTTCACACGCCTCACGCACATGGAGACGGAGAACAAATGCTTCTACAGGGAGTCCCCCCTCTACCTGGAGAA GTTCGGTTTTTATAAGTACATGAAGatggatgaggaggaggaggatccCCGCCAGAGagcctttctcttcctcagccaAGACA ATTTCCtagaggatgaggaggagggagaagaagaggaaggagttGACAGCCCTGAGCCCACAGACCCACCTCCAAAGGCCAAGGAGAAGAGCTCTGGACCGGTACCTGGAGCCAAAGGGAAGGAGACACGGTTGGTCACCGGGGCTTATGGAGATGACCTGGACTACTACAGCTTTGGCCACAGGCTGGGCCAGGCACAGGCCAAGGCCAGCACCCCTGGGCAGCTGGGGAGATGGAGCACGTCCCTCCAGGCCAGCACCAGCCCCGCAGCTGTCCCCAGGGACCTCCGTGGTGAGGAGGACACGGGCCCCGAGCTGGAGCGGGTCGGTGGGCGGATGCTGCGCTGGTTGCCCCGGGATCCTGGTGAGGCTGAGGAGGATGAACTGGGGCTGCTGGCATCCACAAAGCGTGCTGGGGCTCTGAACCTTCAGCCCCACctctctgtccccatctttgGTGGCAAAGCAAAAATTCTGGGTCCCAGCAAGCCTGTGGCACCCAGGGAAGACAAAAAGCCGCAGAAAACCCAGGAGAAGGTCTACGTGACcaggctgcagccagggaaaCGCAaagccccagcccaggagcCTGCCTTCCCTGGCATCTTCCTTTACCCAAAGCCTCTGAAGAAAGTCCATCTTCACTCCATGAGCCCTCAGAAACATCCCATCTCCTCCAGCAAGCTCCGTGCTGTCCCTGGCCGACGGACCCCCTGGCTATTGAGAAACATCTCCAAGGACAGGGACCCTGCCCGGCGGAAGAGCCCCCGGGTGggtggcaggaggtgggaaggaCCATCCAAGCTGGGGACTGAGGGGCAGGTGCTGCCTGGCATCCTCACCCTGGGGACTGAAGGGCTCTTCAGCAAGGAGACCCCTGAGGACACCACTCCTGCCCCGGGCAGGATAGCGGCCACCAGCGAATACAACTCCTCCGAGGTGAGGAGGGTGACATCCCTTCTGAAGGTGTCAGAAACGACGGCGtcccagcaggaggagggaaagggccaggaggaggaggaggaggaggaagaagaggtgtCAGACTACAGCTACGAGGCcgaggagctgcagcagagctggctggaggACTCCATCAACTGGCAGAGGACGTTCAGTGTCAGCTCAGTGGACTTCGAGCTCTTGCGCTCCGACTGGAACGATCTGCGCTGCAATGTGTCAGGCAACCTGCAGCTGGGCGAGAGCGaggtggtggaggtggtggCACAGTACATGGAGAAGCTCAACGAGAAGAACGGAGG caTCTACACCCTCCTGAGGATCATCAACGTGGAAAAGCGTCGGGACACGGCGCGGGGGAACCGTTacctgctggagctggagctgtcgGAGCGGGGCCAGAGGACAGTGCGGCTCTCTGAGTACGTCTACGTCCTCCTGCACCAGGGCAAGCAGGACAGCAGTGCTGAGGCCAACCCTGAAGGACCAGCCCTGGGGGCCActgagccccagcccagcacctggaGCCTCCTCTATGGAAAACCCGTCCTGTGCCGGCCCCTGCGGCTCAGCTGGAGGCAGGACGTCATGGTGCACTTCGTGGTACCTG TGAAGAACCAAGCCCGCTGGGTCCAGCAGTTCATCTCAGACATGGCCCACCTCTACGAGGCTACAAAGGATGCCAACTTCAATGTCATCCTGGTGGACTTTGACAGCGACGACATGGACGTCGAGAGAGCCCTCCAGGACGCCCGCCTGCCCAG GTACCAGTACCTGCGGCGCACGGGGAACTTCGAGCGCTCGTCCGGGCTGCAGGCTGGTGTGGACGTGGTGGAG GATGGGCACAGCATTGTGTTCCTCTGTGACCTGCACATCCACTTCCCCCCCAACATCCTGGACAGCATCCGGAAGCACTGCGTGGAGGGCAAGCTGGCCTACGCCCCCATTGTCATGAGGCTGAGCTGTGGCAGCTCCCCACGGGAGCCCAATG GTTACTGGGAGGTGAATGGCTTTGGCCTCTTCGGCATCTACAAGTCGGACTTTGACCGTGTGGGTGGGATGAACACGGAGGAGTTCCGGGACCGCTGGGGCGGAGAggactgggagctgctggacaG GGTCCTTCAGAGTGGGCTGGAGGTGGAGCGCTTGCGTCTCAGGAACTTTTACCATTACTACCACTCCAAGCGTGGCATGTGGAACGCCCGCAGCAAGAAGCCACCCAAGGACTAA